The Commensalibacter nepenthis genome has a window encoding:
- a CDS encoding M48 family metallopeptidase produces MAVYPKKFNFTYHGYSIPCELYPPHPLTKKPKISLSITAGYILKIRAPQKTSHTDLIAILEKHAPKIFQRIEKQQTQQNKQEKLQFTQSEKHPFLGQYYPLNISENVHHKPNVQLIDNTLQINLRQNTPSKIEHLLDSWYHFQALELFSKRILVIKPSIPWIDWENQPPILRIKRMTSRWGSYIHRSPNIITLNQHLIKAPLPCIDYVIIHELCHAKELNHSKKFYALVANIMPDWKIYQSQLKEHSSLLLYNAQPKAEDKN; encoded by the coding sequence ATGGCTGTGTATCCTAAAAAATTCAACTTCACTTATCATGGCTATTCAATCCCATGTGAATTATATCCCCCTCACCCTTTGACTAAAAAACCAAAAATTTCTTTATCTATAACAGCTGGGTATATTTTAAAAATCAGAGCCCCACAAAAAACATCCCATACCGATCTGATCGCTATTTTGGAAAAACATGCACCTAAAATCTTTCAACGTATAGAAAAACAGCAAACCCAACAAAATAAACAAGAAAAACTGCAATTCACACAATCTGAAAAGCACCCTTTTCTTGGACAATATTACCCTTTAAACATTTCAGAAAATGTTCATCATAAACCAAACGTTCAGCTCATCGATAACACGCTTCAAATCAATTTACGCCAGAATACACCATCAAAAATTGAGCATCTTCTGGATAGCTGGTATCATTTTCAAGCGCTTGAGCTATTTTCTAAACGGATTCTTGTAATCAAGCCATCTATTCCATGGATTGATTGGGAGAACCAGCCTCCTATATTACGCATCAAGAGAATGACTAGCCGATGGGGCAGCTATATCCATCGTTCCCCCAATATTATCACGTTAAATCAACATTTAATAAAAGCACCCTTACCTTGTATCGATTATGTCATTATTCATGAATTATGCCATGCAAAAGAACTCAATCACAGTAAGAAATTCTATGCCTTGGTCGCCAACATCATGCCAGATTGGAAGATTTATCAATCACAGCTAAAAGAACACAGTTCTTTATTACTTTACAATGCGCAACCAAAAGCGGAAGATAAAAATTAA
- a CDS encoding T6SS effector amidase Tae4 family protein gives MNNGLAADRYLYSHPHTLCVRFSDLWNNAETGNPVPEYEYQCAIRLSLTLHRVGINMRSFSQKTVKPALGRQTLGRIIIDGIPVATRADEMAIWLQQYPFCGLGKPEYITGKGWKKKVYNRTGIIAFSNYWGKNQIGGHIDLWNKTRFPYPSPSFSIDGTLGILANFSRFAFGGWGLYEGGYYYGYGFLPNLADSKRILFFEVK, from the coding sequence ATGAATAACGGTCTAGCAGCCGATCGTTATCTTTATTCTCACCCGCATACTCTATGTGTGCGTTTTTCCGATTTATGGAATAATGCAGAAACAGGTAATCCTGTCCCTGAATATGAATATCAATGTGCGATAAGGTTAAGCCTGACCTTACACCGCGTGGGTATCAATATGAGATCTTTTTCTCAAAAAACAGTAAAACCAGCATTGGGTCGTCAAACGCTTGGCAGGATTATTATTGATGGGATCCCTGTTGCAACACGTGCTGATGAAATGGCGATATGGTTACAACAATATCCTTTTTGTGGGTTGGGAAAACCTGAATATATCACTGGCAAAGGTTGGAAAAAGAAAGTTTACAACAGAACGGGAATTATTGCTTTTTCAAACTATTGGGGTAAAAACCAAATTGGCGGGCATATCGATCTTTGGAATAAAACGCGCTTTCCTTATCCATCCCCAAGTTTTAGTATAGACGGTACATTGGGTATTCTAGCCAATTTTTCTCGTTTTGCCTTTGGTGGTTGGGGACTCTATGAGGGTGGGTATTATTATGGATATGGTTTTTTACCCAATTTAGCAGATTCAAAGAGAATATTATTTTTTGAAGTGAAATAA
- a CDS encoding rhamnan synthesis F family protein — MSKKICLFANYTQSTILPHNVKHYLKALYECGWETHLALSGQTILSANTEHFCKQHHITPHLRPNAGLDFGAWQDMMHQNITQDADHILLTNDSVFGPLYPMDSIFSQRLNQSIDVWGMVETLEINWHFQSWFLCFTNKAFHHEKIQNLFNLPFKHMQKPEIIQKGELGLGKLLQQIPHFNYVGQWSKLKKYPLRDPRQTNPMHMDWYSVIASGRVPFIKKEVIRDNYFGLFWLNYYRTLLKNNSYFPLEYIDDYLRQFPNRPLPVVPKWKRFLYLLSTYDTKLAWKYFLKQGIACPIIDPANRNK; from the coding sequence ATGTCTAAAAAAATATGTCTTTTTGCCAATTATACGCAATCGACTATTCTTCCCCATAATGTAAAACATTATTTAAAAGCATTATATGAGTGTGGATGGGAAACCCATTTGGCTTTATCTGGACAAACAATTCTGTCCGCAAATACCGAACATTTTTGTAAACAACATCATATTACGCCCCACTTACGTCCTAATGCAGGTCTAGATTTTGGAGCATGGCAAGACATGATGCATCAAAATATTACACAAGATGCAGATCATATTTTGCTGACGAATGACAGCGTTTTTGGTCCTTTATATCCAATGGATAGTATTTTTTCTCAAAGATTAAATCAGTCCATTGATGTTTGGGGGATGGTTGAAACTTTAGAGATTAATTGGCATTTCCAATCGTGGTTTTTATGTTTTACCAATAAAGCATTTCATCATGAAAAAATTCAAAACCTGTTTAATCTTCCTTTTAAGCACATGCAAAAACCAGAAATTATTCAAAAAGGTGAGCTCGGACTCGGAAAATTATTACAACAAATTCCTCATTTTAATTATGTAGGGCAATGGTCCAAGCTTAAAAAATATCCGCTTCGAGATCCACGACAAACGAACCCAATGCACATGGATTGGTATAGTGTCATTGCCTCTGGTCGAGTCCCCTTTATTAAAAAAGAAGTCATTCGGGATAATTATTTCGGACTTTTCTGGTTGAATTATTACCGCACTTTATTAAAAAATAATTCTTATTTTCCTTTGGAATATATTGATGATTATTTAAGACAATTCCCCAACAGACCTTTGCCCGTTGTACCAAAATGGAAGCGTTTTTTATATTTGCTAAGCACGTATGATACAAAGCTTGCTTGGAAATATTTCCTGAAACAAGGCATTGCTTGCCCCATTATTGATCCAGCCAATAGGAATAAATAA
- a CDS encoding autotransporter outer membrane beta-barrel domain-containing protein, with protein sequence MGERITVIGGSDSVIAVTLDGSQALKLAHQFSEDIKNYYQYNKLLANPKDSETPTDKIGYGVITAGGAYNLGNGYDYIVVGGYNYASDPVNYKETVTTDNSLPDAVTINSARMNASQYVRIVAGNLNGFTYQAGQESGVLAAGNAESNVYFQGNTVNGGNWDIRTGAGNDTIITGSGSNTVNASTGKNLIDITSGIRNQVNSEGQDSIIASQSSTAQNRVTLRGGNENYHATVNINKGASVSDVSYYNVVTVGGGSTIEGGTYGNYTFDGSYDSNLNYMTGGLSNAVQATGDLRVVQGDSNTINASQSLTFLNGKGNTLANAQGLALGFGANELNYTLNATGNDAGLFVADAGNETLNASGSTVGLSIYANTVDGGGTNFVATGGSGDDVMVGGTGNSTFTGGAGDNFFMFDKNSSENGTTVIKDFAHTGSNNKIALFNFGLDADSLAELLRNSQNDDKGDAVLNLNGHTITVEGVSISNLTVNQFDVGNPAVKSS encoded by the coding sequence ATGGGTGAGAGAATAACTGTTATTGGTGGAAGCGATAGTGTCATAGCTGTGACATTAGATGGTTCACAAGCTCTTAAGCTGGCGCATCAATTTAGCGAAGATATTAAAAATTATTATCAGTATAATAAATTACTTGCGAATCCAAAAGATTCCGAAACGCCTACAGATAAAATCGGATATGGTGTTATCACTGCAGGTGGTGCTTATAACCTTGGTAACGGTTATGATTACATCGTTGTCGGTGGTTATAACTATGCTTCAGACCCTGTGAATTATAAGGAAACTGTAACAACTGATAATTCTCTACCTGATGCTGTCACCATTAATTCAGCTAGGATGAATGCTAGTCAATATGTACGCATCGTTGCTGGTAACCTTAATGGTTTCACTTATCAGGCAGGTCAAGAAAGTGGGGTGCTGGCAGCAGGTAATGCTGAAAGTAATGTTTACTTTCAAGGTAATACTGTTAACGGTGGGAACTGGGATATCAGAACTGGTGCTGGGAATGATACAATTATCACTGGTAGTGGTAGCAACACGGTTAATGCGTCTACTGGTAAAAACTTGATTGATATTACGTCAGGAATTCGTAACCAAGTTAATTCTGAAGGACAAGATAGCATTATCGCGTCCCAAAGCAGCACAGCACAAAATCGTGTTACATTGCGTGGTGGGAATGAAAACTATCATGCGACTGTTAATATCAACAAAGGTGCTTCTGTTAGTGACGTTAGTTATTATAACGTTGTGACCGTTGGTGGGGGCAGTACAATCGAAGGTGGTACATATGGTAATTATACCTTTGATGGTTCATATGATTCCAACTTAAACTACATGACTGGTGGTTTATCAAATGCTGTACAAGCAACAGGCGACTTACGAGTTGTTCAAGGTGATTCTAATACAATCAACGCAAGTCAGTCTCTTACTTTCTTAAATGGTAAGGGTAATACTTTGGCAAATGCTCAAGGGTTGGCTCTTGGTTTTGGTGCCAACGAATTGAACTATACTTTAAATGCCACGGGTAATGATGCAGGCTTGTTTGTTGCAGATGCTGGTAACGAAACATTGAACGCTTCTGGTTCAACGGTTGGGCTCTCAATCTATGCGAACACCGTTGATGGTGGTGGCACTAATTTTGTAGCTACCGGTGGCTCTGGCGACGATGTGATGGTTGGCGGAACAGGCAACTCTACTTTCACTGGTGGTGCTGGTGATAACTTCTTTATGTTTGACAAGAACAGTTCTGAAAATGGAACTACTGTTATTAAAGATTTTGCTCATACTGGAAGTAATAACAAAATTGCACTTTTCAACTTCGGTCTTGATGCAGATAGTCTTGCAGAATTATTACGTAATTCTCAAAACGACGATAAGGGCGACGCGGTGTTGAATCTTAATGGTCACACAATCACTGTTGAAGGTGTTTCTATATCTAACCTAACAGTGAATCAGTTTGATGTTGGAAATCCTGCCGTTAAATCATCATAA
- a CDS encoding glycosyltransferase — MNTKNQNKILDSYKNSLKLSALQLSTLQNEINEKDILIARIRRSLSWKITLPIRILGYIVKGKFLQKYPIKIIKKRLLEVYKEDGFKGVYNKFTYRFPILKTIVNKFSFKEEKLKNDPKTETNINVDKLDKIYQYKFTNDVSSNIYSLILIIAEVTLPQCYKYRVQQKAEHLESLGWNVQIVDWRDQKTALSFLQICKEVIFYRVPAFPNVVEQINEAKRLGLNPWWEVDDLIIDQDHYAECGFMHHLSTEEKDLLLFGADLFRKTMLLCDQGIASTKALAEIMSQAGLKTVCVIENALDKDTLRIAQKLYQNDIKQKLINKESGEVVIVYGSGTNTHNADFLIASSGIISALQHDPRLRLWVIGELELPVEFQDVIQQIKYIPPQSYEQYLELLTQADIAIAPLEPILFNDAKSNIKYLEASILGIPSVCSPRQAFQDFICDQENGLLANTPTEWKEKILCLSANVELREIIGQQAYHDVVAYYAPEVITTQQVEPVFGYAKQVERHNNNLKILVVNVYYAPYSFGGATFVAEEMARRIHQASNAEVAIFTSRPAAGDRRGLCKYQVENITVYSVDLSVAVHASQQFDNVEIIEPFEMVLEAEKPDIVHFHSIQNMGLQMLLVCQSKQIPYVITLHDSWWLCNRQFMVQSNGQYCFQHRIDLRMCQRCEPEVRYLTERMLMMKQGMQAAALLLSPSETHHQLYIANDVDKSLIKVNRNGIERPRKNRPKRLQNTPVRFGFVAGDEVIKGAVVIQKAFKSLSRSDWELKIIDSKVEMGFSPIDVSNWNSKGKVVTIPPYNDAGKDDFFYGIDVLLFPSQWEESYGLTVREALLRDVWVVCSHPGGQSEDVIDGVNGNYVSLKGDVAELVTVIEVLLDKVSMFDHYENPFKDHIATLEDQAEELLGYYQQIKQGTLKGTSVS, encoded by the coding sequence ATGAATACTAAAAATCAAAACAAGATTTTGGATAGCTATAAAAACAGTTTGAAATTATCTGCTTTGCAATTATCAACTTTACAAAATGAAATTAACGAAAAAGATATTCTTATTGCTCGTATAAGAAGATCTCTTTCTTGGAAAATTACATTACCAATTAGAATATTAGGATATATTGTTAAAGGCAAATTTTTACAAAAATACCCGATAAAAATTATTAAAAAACGTTTGTTAGAGGTGTACAAAGAAGATGGTTTTAAAGGGGTTTATAATAAATTTACATATCGTTTTCCTATTTTAAAAACCATAGTAAATAAATTTTCTTTTAAAGAAGAAAAATTAAAAAACGATCCTAAAACCGAAACAAATATCAATGTTGATAAGTTGGATAAAATTTATCAATATAAGTTTACGAACGATGTTTCCTCAAATATATACTCATTAATACTCATTATTGCAGAAGTAACGTTGCCGCAATGCTATAAATATCGTGTTCAGCAAAAAGCAGAACATTTAGAGAGTTTGGGTTGGAATGTTCAAATCGTTGATTGGCGCGATCAAAAAACGGCATTATCATTTTTGCAAATTTGTAAAGAGGTTATTTTTTATCGTGTTCCTGCTTTTCCAAATGTAGTAGAGCAAATTAATGAAGCCAAACGATTAGGATTAAACCCTTGGTGGGAGGTTGATGACCTGATTATAGATCAAGATCATTATGCTGAGTGTGGTTTTATGCATCATTTATCAACCGAAGAAAAAGATCTTTTATTGTTTGGTGCGGATTTGTTTCGTAAAACAATGTTATTATGTGATCAAGGGATTGCATCAACTAAAGCTTTGGCAGAAATCATGTCTCAAGCTGGATTAAAAACAGTTTGTGTAATTGAAAATGCGTTAGACAAGGACACTTTGCGCATTGCTCAAAAGCTCTATCAAAATGATATTAAGCAAAAACTAATAAACAAAGAATCTGGTGAAGTGGTCATTGTTTATGGGTCTGGCACGAATACTCATAATGCAGATTTCCTCATCGCTTCTTCGGGGATTATATCTGCTTTACAACATGATCCAAGGCTTCGTCTATGGGTAATAGGGGAACTGGAGCTTCCGGTTGAATTCCAAGATGTTATTCAACAAATTAAATATATTCCTCCACAATCTTATGAACAATATTTAGAGTTGTTAACGCAAGCAGATATTGCTATTGCACCTTTAGAACCAATTCTTTTTAATGACGCAAAAAGCAACATAAAATATTTAGAAGCATCAATTTTGGGTATTCCATCAGTTTGTTCTCCACGACAAGCTTTTCAGGATTTTATTTGCGATCAAGAGAATGGGCTGCTTGCCAACACACCAACAGAGTGGAAGGAAAAAATACTTTGTCTTTCAGCAAATGTCGAATTAAGAGAGATCATTGGTCAGCAAGCATATCATGATGTTGTTGCCTATTATGCTCCTGAAGTGATTACAACTCAACAGGTTGAACCGGTATTTGGATATGCAAAGCAAGTTGAGAGGCACAATAATAATCTGAAAATATTAGTTGTGAATGTATATTATGCGCCATATTCTTTTGGAGGCGCAACTTTCGTTGCAGAGGAAATGGCACGGCGTATTCATCAAGCAAGTAATGCAGAAGTTGCGATTTTTACGTCCAGACCCGCTGCGGGTGATAGGCGAGGTTTATGTAAATATCAAGTTGAAAATATAACTGTTTATTCTGTGGATTTATCAGTAGCAGTGCATGCATCTCAACAATTCGATAATGTAGAAATTATTGAACCATTTGAAATGGTTTTAGAGGCGGAAAAGCCAGATATTGTTCATTTTCATTCTATACAGAATATGGGACTACAAATGCTGCTTGTTTGCCAAAGCAAACAGATTCCTTATGTCATTACGCTTCATGATTCATGGTGGTTATGTAATCGTCAATTCATGGTGCAATCAAACGGTCAATATTGTTTTCAACATAGAATTGATTTAAGGATGTGTCAAAGATGTGAGCCTGAGGTAAGATATTTGACAGAACGGATGTTGATGATGAAACAAGGGATGCAAGCAGCTGCTTTGTTATTGAGTCCGAGTGAAACACATCATCAGCTTTATATCGCAAATGACGTTGATAAGTCTTTGATTAAAGTTAATCGCAATGGAATTGAAAGACCCAGAAAAAACAGACCAAAGCGCCTCCAAAACACACCTGTGCGATTTGGTTTTGTAGCTGGGGATGAAGTCATCAAAGGAGCTGTTGTTATTCAAAAAGCATTTAAATCTTTATCTCGGTCAGATTGGGAATTAAAAATCATTGATAGTAAAGTTGAGATGGGATTTTCACCTATTGATGTTAGTAATTGGAACTCTAAAGGAAAAGTGGTGACAATTCCACCATATAATGATGCAGGCAAAGATGACTTCTTTTACGGCATTGATGTGTTGTTGTTCCCTTCGCAATGGGAAGAGAGTTATGGTTTGACGGTTCGTGAAGCATTACTGCGGGATGTCTGGGTCGTTTGTAGTCATCCAGGTGGGCAATCTGAAGATGTGATTGATGGAGTAAATGGAAATTATGTATCATTAAAGGGAGATGTTGCAGAGCTTGTTACTGTAATAGAGGTGTTATTAGATAAAGTTTCTATGTTCGATCATTACGAAAATCCTTTTAAAGATCATATTGCGACGTTAGAAGATCAAGCTGAGGAACTGTTGGGATATTACCAGCAGATTAAACAGGGGACGTTAAAAGGAACGTCTGTATCATAA
- a CDS encoding beta strand repeat-containing protein, with protein MAITVTISGANGNTINLGNDVTLHDENAVTQLQNDINNGVASGKAQVFDLGTASSNPDVAAGIVPVGVITGAGVYQVPSAYEYVVVADDTDTQSGAVTLNNSGFNSNFVDVLAGRKSGITYNADGESGQIVNTSGNLNFNGAGQTGAWSIYTGNGNATIATTNGNNRINTGTGKNTIQLGTGVNSVYLQGQDTVTGASNYQSVTVSGSNSDINLGDHALVLDSGNGYNNKLSIGKDSTITGGSEGQVTFNNGGQNTYQGGTDSTINASGADAYVRVVHGDGNTYGIDGKATFLNPFNKTSITISGEMAAFGAQGSEYTVNAGGNNTGLFVADIGNETLNASSSTVGLSIYANTVSGAASNFVATGGSGNDVMVGGTGNSTFTGGAGDNFFMFDKNSSENGTTVIKDFAHTGSNNKIALFNFGLDTNSLTELLHNSQNDAQGSAVLNLSGHSITVEGVSISNLTVNQFDVGNPAVKTA; from the coding sequence ATGGCAATTACAGTTACAATTTCTGGTGCTAATGGAAACACTATAAACTTAGGTAACGATGTTACGCTGCATGATGAAAATGCAGTAACACAGTTACAAAATGATATTAATAATGGTGTTGCATCAGGAAAAGCTCAAGTGTTTGATCTTGGAACTGCTTCTAGTAACCCCGATGTTGCCGCAGGGATTGTTCCTGTTGGTGTGATTACGGGTGCTGGTGTATATCAAGTGCCAAGTGCATATGAATATGTCGTGGTAGCAGATGATACAGATACTCAGTCTGGTGCGGTAACATTAAATAATAGTGGCTTCAATAGCAACTTTGTTGATGTGTTGGCAGGAAGAAAGTCAGGTATTACCTACAATGCAGATGGCGAATCCGGACAAATTGTAAATACCAGTGGAAATTTAAACTTTAACGGTGCTGGTCAAACAGGTGCTTGGAGCATTTATACAGGTAATGGCAATGCCACTATTGCTACGACAAATGGTAATAACAGAATTAATACTGGTACAGGTAAAAACACAATTCAATTAGGAACTGGTGTTAATAGTGTATATTTGCAAGGTCAAGACACTGTTACTGGTGCTTCAAACTACCAGTCAGTAACTGTAAGTGGTTCAAATTCTGACATTAATCTTGGCGATCACGCGCTAGTTTTAGATAGTGGTAATGGTTACAACAACAAATTATCAATCGGTAAGGATAGTACCATTACTGGTGGGAGTGAAGGACAAGTCACATTCAATAATGGTGGTCAAAATACGTATCAAGGCGGAACCGATAGTACAATCAATGCGAGTGGTGCAGATGCTTATGTAAGAGTCGTTCATGGTGATGGTAATACTTATGGAATTGACGGTAAGGCTACATTTTTAAATCCTTTTAACAAAACCTCTATTACGATCAGCGGGGAAATGGCTGCATTTGGTGCGCAGGGTTCAGAGTATACTGTGAATGCAGGTGGTAATAATACAGGACTATTTGTTGCGGATATTGGGAATGAAACACTGAACGCTTCTAGTTCAACGGTTGGATTATCTATTTATGCAAATACTGTTTCTGGTGCTGCTTCAAATTTTGTAGCTACGGGTGGCTCTGGCAACGATGTGATGGTTGGCGGAACGGGCAACTCTACCTTCACTGGTGGTGCTGGTGATAACTTCTTTATGTTTGACAAGAACAGTTCTGAAAATGGAACTACTGTTATTAAAGATTTTGCTCATACTGGAAGCAATAACAAAATTGCGCTTTTCAACTTTGGTCTTGATACCAATAGCCTTACAGAATTATTGCATAACTCTCAAAATGATGCACAAGGTAGCGCTGTATTAAATCTGAGTGGTCATTCAATTACGGTTGAAGGTGTTTCAATATCTAATCTGACAGTGAATCAGTTTGATGTTGGAAATCCTGCCGTTAAAACTGCATAA
- a CDS encoding SulP family inorganic anion transporter → MKTQLRFKNIFQLPAGVRSLANLTLPIAINDIVAGILVSSIAIPVGLAYANLMGVPAIIGLYACIIPVLIYAIFGSSPFLIIGPDTAVSNIVGVSLTAFALTTPDARIQGAAAIAIGVGIVSIIAGKLRLGFIANFLSRPILTGYLAGIGIQLIISQLSVVTRIYSPPGNVVEQILFFLNHLSSIHWMTFGLSIVFFIFIRACIFFKPSIPAPIITVVISILLSWGFNLNQHGIMMLGTLPSGLPSFHIPSFNYSLTDFIETIIAITLISFSSGIITARSFAAKIGQQVDGNKELIGFGIANICSGFFQSFTVTGADSRTAVAINSKGKTSLVGISSAITIALIITFFAHPLSFLPSAILSVILISTAINLIDIKTFRFLLKVSHQEAFFALLTVLGVLWVGVLQGIILAVFVTLLHGLILSAKPRDSQLGMLPNTKELVNLHLEPTAIPVPHCIIYLFEASVIFYNEEYFSNRCATIIKQYEGQKIHWFIIDASVMTRGDASTLYALNQLYILLQSKNIQLVIAGGHYEFRNIIYKTDLIHKIVGKQIYQSVEIALEELNNLYKPPMEPATNV, encoded by the coding sequence ATGAAAACTCAGTTACGCTTTAAAAATATATTTCAATTACCTGCTGGGGTTCGCTCTTTAGCGAACTTGACCTTACCTATTGCTATTAATGATATTGTGGCAGGGATTTTGGTTTCTAGTATAGCAATTCCTGTCGGATTGGCATATGCTAACCTAATGGGTGTTCCCGCGATTATTGGGTTATATGCCTGTATTATTCCCGTCCTGATTTATGCTATTTTTGGCTCTTCCCCCTTTCTAATTATCGGTCCTGACACTGCGGTCAGCAATATCGTCGGAGTCAGCTTAACTGCATTTGCACTAACAACACCCGATGCAAGAATCCAAGGGGCTGCCGCTATCGCAATTGGCGTGGGTATTGTTAGTATTATTGCAGGAAAGTTGCGATTGGGCTTTATTGCCAATTTCTTATCACGCCCCATTTTAACGGGATATTTAGCAGGTATTGGCATTCAGCTGATTATCTCACAATTATCAGTGGTCACACGTATCTATAGCCCTCCTGGCAATGTTGTCGAGCAAATTTTATTCTTCCTTAACCATTTATCCTCAATTCATTGGATGACTTTTGGACTGTCTATTGTCTTTTTTATTTTTATCAGAGCCTGCATCTTCTTTAAACCATCTATTCCTGCACCTATTATTACAGTGGTAATTTCTATACTGCTTTCGTGGGGATTTAATCTCAATCAACATGGAATCATGATGCTTGGAACATTACCCTCTGGTCTGCCCAGCTTTCATATTCCCTCTTTTAACTATTCTTTAACTGATTTTATTGAAACAATCATAGCAATCACCCTCATCAGCTTTTCCAGTGGTATCATTACCGCACGAAGTTTCGCAGCAAAAATAGGGCAACAAGTCGATGGCAACAAAGAACTGATCGGTTTTGGAATTGCAAATATTTGTTCTGGATTCTTTCAAAGTTTTACAGTTACAGGGGCTGATTCCAGAACTGCCGTTGCAATAAACTCTAAAGGGAAAACCTCACTTGTTGGAATAAGCTCTGCAATCACGATTGCGCTTATTATTACTTTTTTTGCACATCCACTCAGCTTTTTACCCTCGGCGATTCTGAGCGTCATTCTTATCTCAACCGCCATCAACCTGATTGATATAAAAACTTTTCGTTTCCTCTTAAAAGTCAGTCATCAGGAAGCTTTCTTTGCCTTACTGACTGTACTAGGTGTTTTGTGGGTAGGTGTTCTACAAGGCATTATCCTTGCTGTTTTCGTTACATTGCTCCACGGATTAATATTATCCGCTAAACCCAGAGATTCCCAACTAGGGATGCTGCCTAATACCAAAGAATTGGTTAATTTACATCTAGAACCCACAGCTATTCCCGTGCCGCATTGTATTATTTATTTATTCGAAGCATCTGTTATTTTTTACAACGAAGAATATTTCTCTAATCGCTGCGCAACCATTATCAAGCAATATGAAGGACAAAAAATCCATTGGTTTATTATCGATGCATCCGTTATGACCAGAGGAGATGCAAGCACTTTATATGCTTTAAACCAGCTTTATATTTTATTACAAAGTAAGAATATTCAACTGGTCATTGCTGGTGGTCATTATGAATTTCGTAATATTATCTACAAAACTGATCTCATTCACAAAATAGTCGGGAAACAAATATATCAATCCGTTGAAATTGCTCTAGAAGAACTCAATAATCTATATAAACCACCTATGGAACCCGCTACAAATGTCTAA